A stretch of Arachis hypogaea cultivar Tifrunner chromosome 15, arahy.Tifrunner.gnm2.J5K5, whole genome shotgun sequence DNA encodes these proteins:
- the LOC112750829 gene encoding NAC domain-containing protein 54, protein MNTLLQNTKLSNNQINTREKNNIMSPVGLPPGFRFHPTDEELVNYYLKRKINGQEIELDIIPEVDLYKCEPWELAEKSFLPSRDPEWYFFGPRDRKYPNGFRTNRATRAGYWKSTGKDRRVSSQSRPIGMKKTLVYYRGRAPQGIRTDWVMHEYRLDDKDSEDTTGLQDTYALCRVFKKNGICTDVEEQVGHCSNMSSLIESSQTIINNNNNNSNNNNEYCETMSPDIAGVSSSCLEEEDKDDSWMQFITEDAWYSSNAPNMVGGEEVSHVTFTS, encoded by the exons ATGAATACACTTTTGCAGAATACTAAGCTCTCTAACAATCAAATCAAtacaagagagaaaaataatataatgTCACCAGTTGGATTACCACCTGGGTTTAGGTTTCATCCAACAGATGAAGAGCTTGTTAACTATTATCTAAAGAGGAAGATCAATGGCCAAGAAATTGAACTTGATATCATTCCTGAGGTTGATCTCTACAAATGTGAACCATGGGAATTAGcag AAAAATCATTTTTGCCGAGTAGAGATCCAGAGTGGTATTTCTTTGGACCAAGGGACAGAAAATACCCTAACGGATTTAGAACAAATAGAGCAACACGAGCAGGGTACTGGAAATCAACAGGTAAAGACAGGAGAGTTTCAAGCCAAAGCAGACCAATTGGTATGAAGAAGACTTTGGTTTATTATAGAGGAAGGGCTCCTCAAGGAATCAGAACTGATTGGGTTATGCACGAATATCGTCTCGATGACAAGGACTCTGAAGACACCACCGGTTTACAG GATACTTATGCTTTGTGCCGTGTGTTCAAGAAAAATGGAATATGTACGGATGTTGAAGAGCAAGTAGGGCATTGTAGTAACATGTCTTCACTAATTGAGAGCTCACAaaccataatcaataataataacaataatagtaataataataatgagtatTGTGAAACCATGTCACCAGACATAGCAGGGGTTTCATCTTCATGTTTGGAAGAGGAAGACAAAGATGATTCATGGATGCAGTTCATCACGGAAGATGCATGGTACTCTTCTAATGCACCAAATATGGTTGGTGGTGAAGAAGTTTCACATGTTACATTTACAAgctaa